A window of Macrococcus sp. 19Msa1099 genomic DNA:
GCAGCAGCTATGGCAGCAGCAGCGATCGTAGAGATGGCTGGTGGCTCGCCACAGATGAGTGCACATGCATTCAGTATTTGTCTTAAGAATATGCTGGGTCTTGTATGTGATCCTGTAGCTGGACTTGTAGAAGTACCGTGTGTAAAAAGAAATGCAGCTGGTGCATCCAACGCTATTGTATCAGCAGATATGGCGCTTGCAGGTGTGGAGAGCAGAATTCCGACAGATGAAGTAATTGAAGCGATGTATAAGATAGGTTTAACAATGCCGAGTGCACTGCGTGAGACAGGTCGTGGAGGTCTTGCAGGCACTAAGACTGGCCAGGAAATGAAGGAAAGAATCTTTGGAAAATCAGCATCTTCTAATAACAGATAGTACATTGAAGGAGTTAAGAGGTGTCGGCCCGAAATCTTTAGAGAGTCTCAATTCACTCAATATACATTCTATTGAAGACCTCATATTATATCTGCCTTATAAATATGAAGATGAAACCGTCATTAATTTACATGAAGCCGAAGAGGGTGCAAAAATAACGGTGCAGGGTGAAATTTACTCTGCGCCTGTTTTGGCTCATTTTGGGCGCGGAAAATCTAAAGTATCATTCCATATGATGGTTGACAATGTCGCGGTGAAAATAGAATTCTTTAATCAGATGTATGTGAAGCGGATTGCAGAGATAGGCAAGACGGTCAAAGTCACCGGCAAATGGAACAGATCAAAGCAAGTGATTCAAGGCAGTAAAATATCAGAAGATGAACATTCAGGTGTGCAGCTTGTCCCGCAATATAGTCTGAAAGGTTTGATTAAGCGAGCACAGTTTAGAAAAATGATTGACAGCGCGTTTCAGACCGTGAAAATTCATCCCTTTTTGCCGGATCACTTAAAAGTGAAATATAAACTCTGGGATCTGGATCAATCGCTATATGAGTTACATATTCCTTCAAACCATAAACATTTGCAGCAGGCACGTAGAAGTTTTGCTTTTTGCGAATTATTACTCTTTCAGCTTAAGATGCGTATGCTTAATCAGCTTGAACAAAGTGGGGCGCCACATAGCAAGGTCGATTATGATATTACGAAGGTTAAGGCGTTTATTGATACGCTGCCCTTCGAACTGACAGATGCACAAAAACAAGTTGTCAATGAAATATTTCGGGATATGAAGCATGAATTTCGCATGAATAGGCTGCTCCAAGGTGACGTAGGATCAGGGAAGACTATCGTTGCTGCAATTTGCATGTATGCATTAATGACTGCAGGTAGACAAAGTGCATTGATGGTGCCGACAGAAATACTGGCTGAACAGCATGCAGAAAGTTTATCTGAAATCTATGGTGAATCACTAAACATTGCGCTTCTTACAAGTTCAGTCAAAGGTAAAAAGCGGAGATTAATTTTAGAAGCGTTAGAACGTGGCGATATCGATATCATTGTAGGTACACATGCGCTTATCAGTGAACCCGTGCAATTTCATGATCTCGGTTTAGTTATCACCGATGAGCAGCATAGGTTTGGAGTAAATCAACGTAAATTATTACGTGAAAAAGGCAATGATGCAAATGTACTCTTTATGACGGCTACACCGATACCACGTACATTAGCAATCTCTGTATTTGGTGAACTTGACGTTTCAACGATTAAACAGATGCCAAAAGGACGTAAACCCATTATTACAGAATGGGCGAAACATGAGGAAATTGAAATTGTCCATGATAAGACTGCACGTGAAATACGAGCAGGCCGACAAGTCTATGTGATATGTCCGCTGATTGAAGCTTCAGAACATTTAGATGTAAAAAACGCAATTGAAATCTATGAAGCTTATCAAAGGCTATTTGGCACTGATAAAGTAGGACTACTCCATGGTAAGATGAAGACAGAAGAAAAAGATGAAGTGATGAATAAATTCCAAAACCATGAATTTGATGTTATAGTATCTACAACAGTCGTTGAAGTCGGTGTGAATGTTCCGAACGCTACGTTGATTGTCATCTATGATGCAGAACGCTTTGGTTTATCTACTTTGCATCAGTTAAGAGGTCGCGTCGGTCGAAGTTCTTATCAAAGCTATTGCATATTGGTCGGCAACCCAGAAAGCGAAACAGGCATAGAAAGGTTGCAGATTATGACGCAGACAACAGATGGCTTTGTACTCAGTGAAAAGGATCTGGAAATGAGAGGACCAGGTGACTTCTTCGGCATTAAGCAAAGTGGTCTACCGGACTTTAAGGTAGCAAATATTGTTGAGGATTATCGCATGCTGGAAGTTGCGCGTGACGAAGCAAGCAAGTTAATACTAAGTGGTGCAATCGCGCAACCTGAATTACACGCATTAAAGATGCGTCTAGATGCAGACCTTGCTGAACATCAACTTGACTAAGAGGAGATTGAAATGAGAGTTATCGTAAGATTGATTGGAGTTCTATGTATCGTAGCAGCGATTACGATGTTTTTCTGGCAGGATATTCGTGCGTATTTCACGCATTCAGTCAACGAAAAGATTATACAGTCATATGAGAAGAATGATGATAAAGTAAATGTTAATGGTTTTGAAAAATGGATCACTAAAACGGAACCTGAAAAATTAAAGCTTAAAGACAATATGATCGGCTACTTAAAAGTGCCGGCTGCGGATATAAACGAGCCATTATATAAAGGACCGGCAACCCAAGAAGCAATGAAAAATGGTGTCGTACTTGTAGATAAAGGTGAAAAGATAACAGAACAGAATGTTGCGATTGCGGGTCATCGTGTAGAAGGTGCAGGAATTCGTTTCAACTATCTGGACCGTGCAAAAGTTGGCGATACCGTTGAATTATTATCGAGAAGCGGCAAGAATATTTATAAGATTACAAAGATCTATGATGTGCAACCGACTGAAGTCGGTGTACTAGATGAAAAGCCTGGAAATCCACAGGAACTTACCTTGATTACGTGTAACGATTATAACCCAGATACTTTAATGTTTGAGAAGCGAATGATTGTCAAAGCGCAGATAATTGAAAGAAATGGTCAAAAGTAGCAGGTCAAAAGGTAAAATAGATACGCTTATAAAAATGAATCGTTTTGTGAAGGTCAAAGGAATAAGGCATACAAATGTCTTTTCCTTTTTTTGTTGCAGTGTGTGTATATTTTTGTTATATTTACTAGTATTAAGACCAACTACTAATAAGGGAAATGAATGCATGAAAAAGTTGTCAAAGCACTTAAGACAGGAACAGTTACAGCAATTATTGGAAAACGACCCATTCATAACGGATGAAACATTAAGTCATGAATTTAATGTAAGCATCCAGACCATTCGTCTTGACCGTCTGGAACTTAATATACCCGAATTAAGAGAGCGTATTAAGAATGTAGCGGTTAAATCACACGACGAAATTAGAACGTTATCTATGGATGATATTATTGGAGAAGTTATCGATATTGAACTTGATCATATGGCATTATCTATTCTGGATATTAAGAAAGAGCATGTGTTCAGTCGAAATAACATTGCGAGAGGACATTATTTATTTGCACAGGCAAATTCACTGTGTGTTGCTCTAATCAATGATGAATTTGCACTGACTGTTTCAAGCAATATACATTTCCAGAAGCCTGTAATGCTTGGTGACCGAGTTATAACAAAGGCAGTGCTTATTGAGAAGAAGGACCAAAGAGCAAAGATCGAAGTCTTCAGCACAGTCAATCAAAGTCAAGTGTTCTATGGCGAGTTTGAGATGTATTACAATAATAAAGGAGCTTAAATATGATTAAGATAGCAGTAGATATGCATGGGGGAGACAATGCACCGGACATTGTTCTAGATGGAATTGAAATGTTCCTTAAGGAATTTAATGATGTAGAGATCCATCTGTACGGTGATGAAAAAGACAATCGACTTAATCATCCGCGACTAAAGATGCATCATACAACACAAGTCATCACGATGGAAGATGAACCTGTGCGTGCGATTCGACGAAAGAAGGATGCTTCCATGGTGCGTGCAGCAGAGAGCGTGAAACTAAAGGAAACTGATGCTGTTGTTTCTGCTGGTAATACGGGTGCATTGATGGCTGCGGGATTATTTGTCATCGGAAGAATAAAGGGAATCGAACGTCCTGCACTTGCGCTGACATTACCAACAATTAATGATGAAGGATTTATGTTACTGGATATGGGTGCAAATGCTGATGCCAAGCCAGAACACCTCGTCCAATATGCTAAAATGGCATCGATTTATACGCAGAAAAATCGTGGTATCAGTAACCCGTCTGTAGGACTCGCAAATATTGGCACAGAAGATAAAAAAGGGAATCAACTCGCACGTGATACGTTTAACCTGCTAAAAGAAGAGACATCAATCAACTTTATCGGTAATGTTGAATCTAAAGCACTGCTAAACTATGCAGCAGATATCGTTGTTACTGATGGATTTACAGGAAATATGATTCTAAAGACCTTAGAAGGTACAGCGAACAATATCTTTAAGATGCTGAAAGAAACTTTGTTAGCTTCAACAAAAACAAAAATTGCAGCAGGGCTCATAAAAAAAGATTTGATGCAACTTAAAAATAAGATGGATTACTCAGAGTATGGAGGTGCCGTATTATTTGGAGTTGATGGAATTGTTATTAAAGCGCATGGTTCGAGTGATAAGAAAGCATTCTTCAATGCGCTTAAACAAGCACGACAATCAGCAACAGAAGATGTTATATCATTGTTAAAGCAAGAGGTGACACATGAGTAAGCGGGCGCTACTGTTTCCGGGACAAGGGTCACAGTTTATTGGTATGACCGACGATTTTAACGAGCGGGGGCAAGAGACGCTTAAACAATTGAATCGTCTGTTTGATGTCGACCTCGTCAATATTATGCGCCATGATGAAGCGGTTAATGACACGAAGTATACACAACCGGCAATTGTAATGCACAGCGTTGTATTGTTAGAGCAAATTCAACAGCCGTTTGACTATTGTCTAGGCCATAGTCTAGGAGAATACAGTGCATTAGTCGCATCTGGTGTATTAACTAAAGAGGACGCTGTTCAAATCGTCTACAAACGAGGTCAGTTAATGAGCGAAGCATATCCTCAAGGTGTGGGAAAGATGGCGGCAGTTATTGGAACAGATCGATGGGTTATAGAAGAGGCTTGTGAAGCTGTTAGCAATGATGGTCATCTATTAAACGTTGCAAATATTAATGGTCCAGGACAAATTGTTGTGTCTGGTCATACGCAATGTATAGAAGCACTCATTGACAGAAAACATGAACTCGGCTTAAAGAAAATTATTCCGCTCAATGTGAGTGGTCCATTTCATTCAGAGCTTATGAAAGTAATCGAAGAAGAATTCAGGGCGTATCTTGAGCAGTTTGATTTTCAAGAAGCACAAATTCCTGTTGTGCAAAATGTAAGTGCATCATCAGAAATTGATGCGAAACGCATCAAGGAGAATTTAGTAAAACAATTATATTCTCCAGTGGAATTTACAGATTCTATTCGTTATCTGATTGATCAAGGAGTCACTGAGTTTGTTGAAATCGGACCTAAAAAGGTGCTCACTGCACTCGTAAAAAAGATAGAACGTAATATTACTGTTAGAAATATTACTACTACAAATGAAATAAGTGAGGTTTAATATGAAAGCGGCTTTAGTTACGGGAAGTTCCAGAGGTATCGGCAGAAGTATTGCTTTAGCTCTGGCAGACGAAGGATTTAATATTATCGTCAATTATTCAGGAAATGAACAAAAAGCAAAGCAGGTTGTACAAGCAATTATTGATAAAGGTCAGAAAGCTGTTGCGATTAAAGCAGATGTCAGTAATCATGAAGAAGTTAAATCGATGATAGATCAGTCCGTTGCTACTTTTGGATCGTTAGATTGTATCGTCAACAATGCAGGGATCACTAGAGATAATTTAGCGATGCGTATGAAGAGAGAAGAATTTGCAGATGTCATCGATACGAATTTAACGGGCGTATTCAATGTCATCCAGGCTGCCTCAAGACAATTACTACGCCAACGTGCAGGAACTGTCATCAATGTCAGCAGTATCGTTGCAAGTATCGGAAATGCAGGACAAGTCAATTATGTTGCAGCTAAAGCAGGTGTTGAAGGAATGACGAAAACCTTTGCTCGAGAATTTGCCAGCCGTGGTATCCGTGTTAACGCAGTAGCCCCTGGATTTATTGAAAGTGATATGACCGACGTGCTGGATGAGACGCTTGTTCAAACGATGAAAAGTCAGATACCGTTAGGTGAGATGGGCCGACCTGAAGATGTTGCGTATATGGTAGCATTTCTGGCGAGTGATAAAGCACAGTATATTACAGGACAGACATTTCATGTTAACGGTGGTATGTATATGCAGTAATCACTATAATTATTTTAAGGAGGTGAAATTATGGAAAACTTCGACAAAGTAAAAGATATTATCGTAGATCGTCTTGGTGTAGATGCAGATAAAGTAACTGCAGAAGCTTCATTCAAAGACGATTTAGGTGCCGATTCTTTAGATATCGCTGAATTAGTTATGGAATTAGAAGATCAGTTTGGAACTGAGATTCCTGATGAAGATGCTGAAAAAATCAACACGGTTGGTGATGCAGTGAAATATATCGAATCATTAGAAAAATAATATAAGGCTATAAATACATAATCCGAACACACCATTTGCAGCTGTGTTCGGATTTAAGTTATTAATGATGATTATTTTAAAGTTTATTAAGCAATCACTTTTTTTTACAGCGTATATAACGTAAAATAAAAACATAGATAAGGAGGACGAAATGAATAAAAGACAGCTAATAATCGATAAATTTAAAGTAAAGTTAAACAAGGTGCTCACACACCTGGATATTATACCAAATGATGTTGAACTGTATGTACAGGCATTCTCACACTCGAGTTTCATTAATGATTTCAAGCTTGATAAAAATAAGGACAATGAACGCCTGGAATTTCTAGGAGATGCGGTGTTAGAATTGATGGTTTCACAATATTTATACCAGCAGCATAGTGATCTGCCAGAAGGTAGGCTGACAAAGTTGCGCGCTGCAATTGTATGTGAACCTTCACTTGTGACATTTGCGAAGATGTTGAAGTTTGATCAGTTGATTTTGCTGGGCAAAGGCGAGGAAAAGACAGGTGGCAGAACACGTCCTTCTTTAATTGCAGATGTATTTGAGGCCTTCGTCGGGGCGTTATATCTTGACCAAGGACATGATGTAACAAAAAGATTCTTTAACAGCTATATTTTTCCTGCTATAACTGAAGATCTGCTGCATGGCCTTATTGACTATAAGACTTATTTACAGGAATATATTCATAAAACTAAAAACTTACAAGTTACCTATCGCCTCGTTAAAGAGGAAGGACCGGCACATTTCAAAGCGTTTACGTCTGAAGTTTATGTTGAAGATAAAGTGATTGGTACAGGCACAGGAAGAACGAAGAAAGAATCAGAGCAACAGGCAGCCCAAACTGCTCTATTGCTTCTGACAGCAGGAGAGTCATAATGATTTATTTACAGTCGGTAGAAGCAACTGGTTTCAAGTCGTTTGCAGATAAGACAACCGTGCTGTTTGATGAAGGTGTTACAGCGATTGTTGGACCAAACGGTTCGGGGAAAAGTAATATTACAGATGCTATCAAGTGGGTGCTTGGCGAACAATCAGCAAAATCCCTTCGCGGTGCAAAGATGGAAGATATCATCTTCTCAGGTGCACAGGATAGGAATGCAACTAACTTTGCACAAGTAACACTTACGATCAATAATATTGAGCGCAGCCTTGCTGTTGATTCTGATAAAGTACTGATTACTCGTAAACTCTTTCGCTCTGGTGAAAGTGAATATTTCTTGAATCATCAGAAAGTAAGACTTAAAGATATCACGGAGTTATTTCTAGATAGTGGTCTTGGTCGTGATGCTTTCAGTATTATTTCTCAGGGAAAGGTCGATCAGGTACTGAATGCTAAGCCGAGCGAACGTCGACAATTGATTGAAGAAGCGGCCGGTGTATTGAAGTATAAGAAACGTAAAGTGGAAACTGAACAGAAGCTTGAAGACACGATGAATAACCTCAGTCGTGTGCATGATATTATTTTTGATCTAAAGGATCGCGTAGAGCCCCTTAAAATTGAAGCGAGTATTGCTGAAGAATATATCGCATTATCTGAAGAAATGAAGGATGCAGATATTCAAGTGACGGTACATGATATCAAGGAGAGTAGTGCAGAATATGAACGTCTGCAGCAGGAGATTCAAAGTTTTGACGAACAGCTTAAATATAGGAAGGATAAGAGTGCACGTATTTCTAATAAGCTGGATGCACATAAATCGGAAAGAAATGAACAGCAGAAGCTTCTTGAAACGTATAAGTCTGATTTGTTACACATTACTGAGCGTATTGAACGTAATATCGGTCTGCTGAATGTGAATAAAGAGCGTCTCATTCACCAGGATGCGAACTTTGAGGAGAAACATCAGCTGCAAAAAACATTTGCCCAGACGCTGGAACATACAAAAAAAGAGTTATCAGCAACAGAAGCGAAAATACAAACTTTAAAACAGGAAAAATTATCAAAAAAACAAAAACTATCCCAGACAGAGCACGACCAATCTGCATTAGTCGATGATATCGAAGCGTTGATTGAAGAGACAAGAAGTGAATACTATGAACAGTTTACGATGAAGACGAAACTTGAAAATGATATACAGCATATGAATTCAAGGATCGAACAGTTTAATCGTAAGGAAGAAGCGCAAGTTGATGAATCGACAATGACACAGTATGAAGATTTGCTCTCAGAGCAGCAGTCGTTGAACGAACAGATTAATAGTATGGAACAGATGGTTGATAACAAACGACTATCCTATACAGAGCGTCAGCAACATATCACTAAGCAAAAACAGCTTTACTTTAGGGAAAGTGAAAACTTAAAACAAGCTGACCGTTTTATCTCCACACTAGAATCTAAAGTGAACCGATTAAAAATAATGCAGGAAGAATATCAAGGGTATTATCAAGGTGTCAGGTTACTGCTAAAAAATAAAGAGAAGCTCCATGGTATTCATCATACGGTACTTGATACCATAGCAGTAGAACCTCGCTATAATGATGCGCTGGATAGTGCTTTAGGTGGGGTCTTACAGCATATTATCGTAGAAGATGCACAAGTTGCACGTAAAGCGATAGAATTCTTGAAGTCAAAGCAAGCAGGACGTGCTACATTTCTACCGTTAAATGTCATCAAACCTAGAAACATCACGAGTGATATCTTAACTGGATTGACCCAATTCGAAGGGTATATCGGCACTTTAAATACGCTTATTACAGCAGATCATAAATACAAAAATATTATAGATAATATTGCAGGACATATTATCATCGCAACGACACTTGCTGAAGCCAACAAGATTGCAAAGTTTGTATCATACAGACATAAAGTTGTAACACTGGATGGACAAGTCGTTAATCCAGGAGGTTCAATGACAGGTGGAAGTAAACAAAAACCGACGCAAGCCTTGTCATCTCGAAATGAATTACAGCAATTGTCTCAGCAATTAAACGACTATGAATCACAAACTTTACAGCTAAGAGAAAAGGTAAGTCAGTTGAATGAATCAATTTCAGAGGCTGAATTCCAGCTTGAACAGGATAAACAGAGTGGAATTCAGCTGCGTGATGAATTACATCAGCTAAAGTTAACGCGTGAAGAAATTCATATAAAGCTAGAGCGTCTGCAGTCAAAGCTTGAGACTAGAACACAATATGATAAAGAGCGACAAGAAATCAATCAGCTGGAGAAAGATAAAGCGCTTATCTATGACAACATTCAGACAATCGAATCACGACTATCGGAACTAACAGACAAAATAAAGTTATATCAGAATAATGCACAGAATAAAAAATCTTTACTTGAAAATATGCAGCATGAAATGCACAGTATTAATAAATCGATAAATAAGCTAGAAGCAGATATTCATTATCATCAAAAGGTAAAAAGAGATCTGTTAGACAAAATAGAGACAACAGAAGGCGAACTTAAACATTTAAGTCAACTTGAGCATGCGATTGACCGAGAAAAGCTTCAAAAAGAAATCATTCAACTTGAAAAATATATTGGTGAAGACAAAGAAAAGAAAAGTTTCCTGCATCGACAAATTGAAAATATACAGCAGACTCTCGGTGAATATATCGAACAAGAAGCCGAACTTGAAATGCAGAACAAAGAACTTGTGCGTCAAATAAGTGGCATTGAAAATGGCATCGGTGAACTCAAAGTACAGCATTCGAGATTAGATGTAAAGCTTGAAAACTATCTCGAACATCTAAACTTTACTTATGAAATGACCTATGAGGCTGCAGAGGACTATATATTTGAACATCGCTTGACGGTCGATGATGCAAAGCAGTTAAACGAACTAAGAAGTCGTGTCAAACTGACAAAGATTGCCGTCGATGAACTAGGACCTGTGAATATGAATGCGATTGAACAATATGCAGCAGTGAGTGAGCGTTATGAATTCTTAATATCACAAGAAGCAGATCTACTTGAAGCCAAAGATAATCTAGAAATGATCATAAGAGATATGGATCATACAGTTGCTGAGCGCTTTAAGACTACATTTGAAGTGATATCAAATGCTTTTGAGCACATCTTCAAACAATTGTTCGGTGGTGGAGAAGGACGATTGATTCTGACTGAAGAAGATTATTTAACAAGCGGAATAGATATCTATGTTCAGCCACCAGGAAAGAAAAGACAGCACTTGTCATTGTTATCGGGCGGTGAACGTGCGATGACTGCGATAGTTCTGCTCTTTGCAATTTTAAATAGAAAGAAAGCACCATTTGTGATCCTGGATGAAGTGGAAGCAGCGCTTGATGAAGCAAATGTCAGTCGATTTGCGCACTATTTAACAACTTTAAAGGAAGATACCCAGTTTATTGTGATTACTCATCGTAAAGGGACGATGGAAGAAAGTGATAGACTTTATGGTGTTACGATGCAGAACTCAGGGATATCCAAACTAGTAAGTGTTAATCTTAAAGAAATTGACGATAAAAAATTTAAGGAGTTGACGAAATGAGTTTCTTTAAAAAATTAAAAAATAAATTTGTCGGAAATAACGAAGAAACAACGGATCCATTGAAAACATTAGCACCAGACGATACACTAGATCCGCAGCAGGAGGATCCAACTCATGATGTGCAGACAAGCGAAAGTGTAAGTCGCGCTGAAGTTATTGAACAGCCGAAGAAAACGGAAAAGAAATCTGACTGGGACTTCGACTTTGATGATGATGATTTAATTTCCATCGAAGAGTTTGAGGAGCTTGAAGCACAGCAGATTGGTGCGAAATTCCGTGAAGGTCTAGAGAAATCTCGTGAAAACTTCCAGAATAAACTTAACGATTTACTTGCGATGTACCGTACTGTTGATGAAGATTTCTTCGAAGCTTTAGAAGAAATGCTGATACAGGCAGATGTTGGATTTAATACGGTCATGGATTTAGTGGAATCTCTTCGTATGGAGGCGAAACGCCGCAATATTACAGAGACCGCTGACTTAAGAGAAGTTATCGTAGAGAAGATTGTAGAGATCTATGAACAAGAAGACGATAAACTACAGGAAATGAACATCCAGGAAGATGGACTGACTGTAATACTTATGGTTGGTGTTAACGGCGTCGGAAAAACAACGACAATAGGTAAACTTGCGCATCGCTACAAAGGACAAGGAAAAAAAGTGATGCTTGCTGCAGGAGATACCTTCCGTGCTGGCGCCATAGAACAGCTTCAAGTATGGGGTGACCGTGTCGGTGTTGAAGTAATTAAGCAAAGTGAGGGCTCAGACCCTGCAGCTGTTATGTACGATG
This region includes:
- the ftsY gene encoding signal recognition particle-docking protein FtsY translates to MSFFKKLKNKFVGNNEETTDPLKTLAPDDTLDPQQEDPTHDVQTSESVSRAEVIEQPKKTEKKSDWDFDFDDDDLISIEEFEELEAQQIGAKFREGLEKSRENFQNKLNDLLAMYRTVDEDFFEALEEMLIQADVGFNTVMDLVESLRMEAKRRNITETADLREVIVEKIVEIYEQEDDKLQEMNIQEDGLTVILMVGVNGVGKTTTIGKLAHRYKGQGKKVMLAAGDTFRAGAIEQLQVWGDRVGVEVIKQSEGSDPAAVMYDAIGAAKNRGADILICDTAGRLQNKANLMTELEKVKKVLSRAVPGAPHEVLLALDATTGQNALVQAKAFKEVTDVSGIVLTKLDGTAKGGIVLAIRNELHIPVKFVGLGEKLDDLQPFDAESYVYGLFADMIEASTEEENKAAEVMKDNSDDE